Sequence from the Candidatus Eremiobacteraceae bacterium genome:
GCACGAGCGCGCTCGAATCGTGGACGAAGACGACGTACGCGAAACGCGCGAGCACGGCGAATGCGGCCGCCTTGACTGCGACGGCCATGTACGCGGTCACCGCAAGCGGCGAGCCTTCGTAGACGTCGGGCGTCCAAAGGTGGAACGGCGCCAGGGCGAGCTTGAACGCAATGCCGACGAGGAACAGCGCGAAACCGGCGATGAAAAGCGGATCGCTGCCGGCTGCCGCTTGTGAGATGTTCACGAGCGATATGCTGCCGCCGGCGCCATACAGCAGCGCCATGCCGAAAATGAGGAATCCGGACGCGAACGACCCCAACAGGACGTACTTGAGCGCCGCCTCGGCCGAGGATCGGCGCGGGAATCCAGTGCCCGCGAGCGCGTAGAGCGCGAGCGACAATGCTTCGATGCCGATGAAAATGCCGATGAGATTGGTCGCTCCGGCCATGATCGCGCCGCCGACCGTGCAGAAGATCAACAGCGTCGCGTACGCGCCGGGGTTGCCGCCGTCTTCGGCTTTCGAAAGCGATGAGAGCAAGAACGTCACGGCCAGCGTGAGGAGCAGCAGCGCGTCGAATGGCCAGGAAAAGCCGTCCGATGAATACGCGCCGCCAAACGTGGAGACGGTCTGACCGGCGAGCGGCAACGAAACCAGGAACGAGGCCAGCGATCCAAGCGCGCCGATGCCGTATAGAAGCGGGCGCGGAGCCGCATTGCTCGCAAGATCCACGATAAGCACGAGCAACCCAGTTGCCACCAGCACCGTCAACGGCGCGATCACTGCCCAGTCGATGGCGGCCGTCTGGATCATGCGCGGTGCCCCTGCGAAGAATCGGCGGCGGCGGCGGGCGGAGATTCCGTCACTGCGTTAGGGGCTCGATCCGTGAGCCAGCCCGGCCAGACGCCTAAGAAGACGATGGCGGCGAGCAGCGGCGCCACGAGCAACAACTCGCGCGGGCGGAGGTCGCCATAACTGCGGGCGTCCGGCAAGCGCTCCGGTCCATGCATCGCGGCCTGGAACAGCCGCAAGGTATAGG
This genomic interval carries:
- a CDS encoding NADH-quinone oxidoreductase subunit N is translated as MIQTAAIDWAVIAPLTVLVATGLLVLIVDLASNAAPRPLLYGIGALGSLASFLVSLPLAGQTVSTFGGAYSSDGFSWPFDALLLLTLAVTFLLSSLSKAEDGGNPGAYATLLIFCTVGGAIMAGATNLIGIFIGIEALSLALYALAGTGFPRRSSAEAALKYVLLGSFASGFLIFGMALLYGAGGSISLVNISQAAAGSDPLFIAGFALFLVGIAFKLALAPFHLWTPDVYEGSPLAVTAYMAVAVKAAAFAVLARFAYVVFVHDSSALVPLWALAVLSMIVGNLGAIRQTNLKRLLAFSGIAQAGYLVLALAGVGRNGVATLVFYLAAYAFMNLGAFAVVALIGDGDEHHADLAAYQGLFFRRPIPAALMMLFFLSLAGIPATAGFIGKVLLLGQAVGTGPWGVAMAAALIAGTIVSFYVYFKVIWQMFAPVDSDLVESKGNALQSWIAVGVGAAGVLLLGIVPQILLGRL